From a region of the Chthoniobacterales bacterium genome:
- a CDS encoding energy transducer TonB, producing the protein MMTTSLTAILRVSLVSCFFCLSFPSYAARDIVIPPSPLLSKTGDVQRFYGQVKAIDGSARTITIELGARFVVRVQKATKITLRGGAAATFDNITTGAGVDVVARRGAGNTWTALQITLERGAHFPDVISAKTVKGRTITGPEVMNLITYEPPSETVNRHIDFGHGSGLFLLLLRPDGTVANARPIKSTGVKELDDRAINRLMKMKFQPGALAEVRVPVSFFSFRSY; encoded by the coding sequence ATGATGACCACCTCGCTAACCGCCATCCTTCGCGTTTCGCTCGTAAGTTGCTTTTTTTGCCTTAGCTTCCCGAGCTACGCAGCGCGGGATATCGTTATCCCCCCAAGTCCACTTCTATCGAAGACCGGCGACGTCCAGCGTTTCTATGGCCAGGTGAAAGCAATCGACGGCTCCGCCCGCACGATCACGATTGAGCTCGGAGCGCGTTTTGTCGTGCGTGTGCAAAAGGCAACGAAGATCACTCTGCGGGGCGGGGCTGCCGCGACCTTTGACAACATCACGACTGGCGCCGGTGTCGATGTGGTGGCGCGTCGGGGAGCAGGCAACACTTGGACCGCGCTCCAGATTACCTTGGAACGGGGCGCGCACTTTCCGGACGTGATCTCTGCAAAAACGGTAAAGGGCCGAACCATCACCGGGCCGGAGGTTATGAACCTGATCACCTACGAGCCGCCTTCCGAGACCGTCAATCGCCATATCGATTTCGGACACGGCTCCGGCCTATTTCTCCTCTTGCTGCGACCAGATGGGACGGTCGCGAACGCGCGGCCGATCAAGTCCACGGGTGTTAAGGAACTCGATGACCGAGCCATTAACCGGTTGATGAAAATGAAGTTCCAGCCGGGCGCGCTGGCCGAGGTCCGCGTGCCGGTTAGCTTTTTCTCTTTCCGAAGTTACTAA